The DNA segment GTTCTCTGACTCCCGAGTGTTTGCCAACGCTCCCCTCTTTGTGCTTTGTGTTCTGTTCTTCCCTTCatgcttgccttttttttttttttttttttcattcagggcctcatgtgtgctaggcagcTCTCTACCACTCTgatacatccccagttcttcttcTTTTGTGACAGGTCTTGCtcacttgcccaggctggtcttaaacttgcaagcctcctcctcagcctcctgagaagctgggttacaggtatgcactgcCATGCCGTGCCCTGCACTCTTGTCTGATCTCTGCCCCAGTGGTAGGATGCTGGAGGGACCTGCTGATTCATTGCTCCCTCTACAGCCAGGAAACTAGGAAGGAAGACAAGGAGATAGAGTCTGGGGATTGAGAAGTGGAAGCTAAATCTGGAACATTCGTTGACTAACTATTTGGCCACAGGATAAGGAGGGGAAGAGATTGGAGGATACTGTCAGCTTGCCAGTTTGCTGGACAGGAACCCAGGaggagctggggatacagcttgGTTTAGATCAGCATATGGCTGGCTGTAGATCCTGGGACTGCTAAGCAGGCACAGGCCAATGAGCAGCCAAGGTGAGCTGAGCCCCAAAAGGAGTTTGGGGTCATCAGTGTGGAAGGAGCCTCCAACTGAGATTACTGGGAGGTGGGAATACAGGACTCCAGAGGAGGCTGGTGTGTAGGTGGTGGCTGAGGAACACTGAAGTGTGGTGGGGTGGGTAGGCAGCAGTGACTAAAACCAAGGGAGAACCAGGTACGGtgtcacacgcctgtaatcccagcaactcaggaagctgagacagaggatttcaagttcaaggtcagcctcagcaactttgtgagaccctttctctgaataaaaaataaaaaggcctgggaatatagctcaatggtaaagcaccccttggttaaatccctagtacctagaaaaaaaaagtagacaaagAATCAGGGACCAAGGAGGAACAATTCCAGAGAATGAGCAGCCCAGAGAGTCAGGCTGTGAGAAAAGCAGGTGGCCACAGCCCACCCAGCTCAccgtccctccctctcctcccctcgcCCCCTCCTGCATCCTCATGCAGTGGCCCTGTGTGCCTATCCAGCAAAGCACCTCTGCCCTCTGTGGCTTCGTGTCATGAGAGCCAGCAGCTGGCCTTGACCTTCCCAGGGCGCCCTTTCATCTTGATTTCTCCTGCACACAGTTGGGCGCAGATGACACGATTTCCTAACAGGAACCCAGGCCCTGCTTCTCTGGCCACCTCTACTTCTGCCATTTCCTTTGTCACCTCTCTatccaataaaacaaaatttcaggcAAGGCATTGAAACAGAGGTGTGTGTTTTGAGCTGGAAGTGGCGGAAATGCTCCGGGGCTGGAGCTCTGGACAGGGCGGAGCGGGCGGGACTAAGACTCTCAAACCACCGGAGCGGGGAGGTTTATTCTCCAAAGCACAGTGCAGCTTTCAAGGGTGCTCTGCAAGGCATAAGGATGACCTTGTCAGGTCACAGACCCTGAGAGGGGATGAtgagggaagaagaggggaaagCCATGCTGGGCGGAGCAGTCTAACTCCACCTCATGTGACCATGTCCCTTGCATCAGAAAAGCCAAAACTTGAGACCCAACCCCTCTCCTGCCCCTTGCCTGGTCAGGCCCAAGGAGCTACTGTCCAGGCTCCTGGATCTGTACCTAGGGCCCCGCTGCCCGAGCCTCAATAGACACAGTGACTCTCACAGAGCCACAACTGGACCTCAAGTCCCATTCCTGACTGGCATTGTATTTCATCGCCAGGGAGCCTGAACCCTGCCTAGGAGACAGCTGGACGTTCAGCCAGCGACACTGGGCCTCATCACAGGCCAGCACGACAGTGCCCTCAGGGTTACTGTAGGTGCACCGCCTCTGGACTGCCCTTTCCTCCACCGTCAGATCCCAGATGTCCCCTAGCTCCCTGTCACCCATCCCCGGGGTCTGGAAGCCCAAACGGTCTCGGGTGACAGGGCACACCAGCTGCTCTTCCTTCAAAGCGAGTACTGACTGCCCCTTGAGGTAGGCAGGGCCCCCACAGTAggtgtggatgtggaggagaTGGTCGCTGTACTGGAGCAGCCAGGTGAAGAGGTAGGCCAGGTGGCAGTCACACTGCCAGGGGTTGCCGTGCAGGGCCAGGTTGAACAGGTTGTAGTTGGTGTCAAAGATGCCCCCCGGGAGAGTGGACAGCTGGTTCCTGGAGAGGCTGAGCAGCTCGAGCCTGGACAGGTTGTGAAAGAGGGCAGGGTGCAAGACGGTCAGGTTGTTGCTGCCCAGGTAGAGCTTAACCAACTCCTCCAGGTCCCTGAAGACCCCAGCGGGGAGGTGGGCGATGGCGTTGTGAGACAGCGTGAGGGAAACGAGGCTGGACAGGTTGGCAAAGGTGCCTTCAGGGATAGTCTCCAGCCGGTTGTGGGACAGGGACAGGCCCACCAGGCCTGGGTTGTGGGTAAAGAGGCCTGCGGGCAGCATCCGCAGCTGGTTCCCCTGCAGGTTCAGAAAGGTCAGATTGCCCAGGGAGGCGAAGACGGAGGGCGGCAGGTGGTGGATGGCATTGTGCTGCAGCCACAGCTTCTGCAGGCAGAAGAGCCCGGAGAACACCTCCGGGGACAGCTCCCTGATGCCGTTGCCATCCAAAAAGAGCTCCTGCAATCTGCCCAGATTGCCAAATACGCCCTCAGGGAGCCCCGAGAGCATGTTATTGCTCAGTTTCAGGGTCTGCAGGCTGGTGAGTGAGCGGAGCAGCCCCTTGGGAAGCTGGGCCAGGCGGTTCTGAGCCAGGTCCAGGGTCTTCAGATGCATCAGAGGCTGGAAGAGCCTCCCAGGCAGGGTTTGGAACCGGTTCCCCTGAAGCTGGAGGGACTCCAGGGCACCCATGTGGTGGAAGAGGCCCTCGGGCAGAGCCTCAAGCGTGTTGAAATTCAGGGTGAACTTGCCCAGCGAGGTCAAGTTGCAAAAGATGTCAGCACTGAGGTTGGAGAAGGTACTGCCCGTGATCTCCAGGTCCTCCAGCCTGGGCAGCCCCCCAAAAGCATCTGGCCCAAAGTGATGGAGCTGAGTGTTGAGGAAGACCACTTTGGTCAGGTTGGGGTTACCGCTGAAGGCCCTGGTTCCCACTGTAGTGAATGCGGTCTCCACAAAGACAATGTCCGTGGCATGTGGTGGGATGTCTGGTGGGATGGCGGCCAGCTCCTCATCTGAGCAGAATACCTCCTGGATGAAGCAGTCGCAGCCCCttgggcagggctgggtgggcctgggcaggagcaggagggaagcCCAAAACAGCCAGGCTCCAGGGAGCATCTTCCAGGTCcgaggagggaaagaaaacagaaaggataCCTCTATCAAGGGCAGCATGGCACAGTGCCCAAAACACTGGACAGTGATCCCAAAGACAGGAAGAGGTCGTGAGTGAGGATCCACTGGTTGGGAAAGCTACATGTGGcaacaggtttttgttttgttttgttttgatttttgcagtgctaagaatccaacccagggcctcacacatgcttgacAGTGCTccaccctgagccacaccccagcccctgttgaTAGTTTTAGCAGCTGTTTTCATAACACCCAGAGCAGCCTTGCAAGATAGGTGGGGCTGGGTTCTCATCTCCTGAAGGTGAAGGCATCAGGTGGTCTGACAGGTTACACCTGCAGGTTAGTACCCACAGCAGGACCAAGATCCAAGTTTTTTGGACTTTCCATGTTCTCTCCAGATtgaagaaaggaagggggaaaggagacagaaagaCAGGGAAACGATGCATGAAAGAAGACCATGGGTAGTGTGGAATTTTTCAAGATACAATGTAAAAATATGGGAAGATTCagccattaagaaaaatgaaattatggcacttgccagcaaatggatggaactggagactgtcatgctaagtgaaataagcaaatcccaaaaaaacaaaggctgaatgttttctctgatcaaTGGAGGCAGGGACACGATAGGGGAGGAAGGGGGtgagggggagaagggagggggatgggaatgggaaagacagactCAAatggacatgactttcctatgctcatatatgaattcacacccagtataactccacatcatgttcaaccacaagaatgggaggttacactccatgtatgattgatatgccaaaatacactctgctgtcatgtataactaaaagaacaaattttaaaaatgtaggagGATCGTCACTGAGTTGGAAATTTCCAAATGTACCTCTTCCCGAGTTTCCAGATCTCAGCGCACTTACAGGCCTGATTGTGAGGGTACCTTACTGCCTGCTCCCTGTGCCATCCAGGGTGATGCAGCGCCACACGGCACTGCCACCAACCGCTCTCCTCAACCAGTGCCTGTCTCTCCCCACCTGACCATGATGGAGCCCAGGATCTTTCCAGTGTTGTGTGGATAGGAGGGTCCCAGACTTGGAAATTCCACAAACCAATAGACCAAGGGGTCCAAGCTTCCAGTGTGCTAAATATtaatcaaaaagcaaaacaaagaaaaacctgcCAGAATCCTCTGATGAATCACAAATAGGTGGCAAGGCTTACAAGTACACTCTGTTTATTCCTCTGtggtcatttttatatattaatcagTATCTCACACACAAAGACTGGGAAACGTCAGATTAAAAGTTCACATTTTGGGATGATCTGGGGGCAGTGGGCTCACATTCCCACCTGGCAAGAACAACGGGGGCTCAGTGTCTCAGCCCCATTAGGGGATATGTGCTCTCCAGGCCGTGATCCTGATCACGTCATTCACCTACAGGTTTGTAGTAAGCTCAAATCCTAGGACCATCACTTTCTAGCCATGTGATCTTGGGCATGGTATTTAGCCTGTCTGTGCTTCAAATTCTGTATATGTAAGAGCAAGATAATAGTAGTGTGTTAGGGTAAttgggagaat comes from the Sciurus carolinensis chromosome 9, mSciCar1.2, whole genome shotgun sequence genome and includes:
- the Cpn2 gene encoding carboxypeptidase N subunit 2 translates to MMLPGAWLFWASLLLLPRPTQPCPRGCDCFIQEVFCSDEELAAIPPDIPPHATDIVFVETAFTTVGTRAFSGNPNLTKVVFLNTQLHHFGPDAFGGLPRLEDLEITGSTFSNLSADIFCNLTSLGKFTLNFNTLEALPEGLFHHMGALESLQLQGNRFQTLPGRLFQPLMHLKTLDLAQNRLAQLPKGLLRSLTSLQTLKLSNNMLSGLPEGVFGNLGRLQELFLDGNGIRELSPEVFSGLFCLQKLWLQHNAIHHLPPSVFASLGNLTFLNLQGNQLRMLPAGLFTHNPGLVGLSLSHNRLETIPEGTFANLSSLVSLTLSHNAIAHLPAGVFRDLEELVKLYLGSNNLTVLHPALFHNLSRLELLSLSRNQLSTLPGGIFDTNYNLFNLALHGNPWQCDCHLAYLFTWLLQYSDHLLHIHTYCGGPAYLKGQSVLALKEEQLVCPVTRDRLGFQTPGMGDRELGDIWDLTVEERAVQRRCTYSNPEGTVVLACDEAQCRWLNVQLSPRQGSGSLAMKYNASQEWDLRSSCGSVRVTVSIEARAAGP